The sequence below is a genomic window from Lolium perenne isolate Kyuss_39 chromosome 7, Kyuss_2.0, whole genome shotgun sequence.
CATGATCTCCATCACTTACCTGCTGCTGTGCCGCCATTCACCTGCCACTACCATACTTTTGCTGCCAATGTGCTAGGTTTATCCTTTCCTCGTCGCCGAACCTGATCTGGACGTCATTGCTGCTCTCATCTCAAGTTGCTTCTTATAGAGCCACATCAACTCGATATTTCTTAGGCCGTCAGAGAGCCCCTCCTTGGATGCAGTGGCTCCTTTTTTGAACTGAAAACCGTAGCTCCTCTTTGAATTCATGAACTGCATGCATGACATTGCTGGCTCGTCATGGATCTGTCTCAATGTCATCCACTGTCGCTGTAATTCATTCCTGGGACACAGAAGGCTACTGCACTTGCTGAATCTTAGCTGCCAGTAAAGAAACTGGGCAAGATCACTGGTGTTCGAAGATGTCTTGGGAAGTGGTAGACTCAGGAAATTTTGGAGTCTGCGTGAGCCGAGCGCCTAAGTGtgattttcttaatattttttgTAGTGCGTAGGAGATATGCACACGCAAATGCCGATTGCTCACCTATTTTTCCTTAGTAAGAAGTCACATAAAGTACTAGACATTGGGCAAATTCTTGTAAATTCATAACAAGCCAGCTGTTTTTTCAATTATCCACAAACAACATATATTGGATTAAGGAATTAACTAACTGATGATGATCAAAACCGAATGGTTTTGGACAATCAAAAGCGAATTAGTAGTTGCTAGcgagcagctgctggccacatggCTCAAGAACCAAGAGGCAGGCAGATGGGCCAACTGCTGAACTTGGGTCTTGCACAGAGTGCTGTGCGAGGGAATGTTAATCAATAACTTTCAGTTAGATGTACAAAATCCTGTATATATTATATTCTAACTGGGATGATGTATGCTAAAATTTGAGTATTTGACCATGGCAGGAACACGTGTTATTCCTTTTAGCTCTTGGTTATTATTTTGTAATGTCATACACATTAACTGCAATCAAGAAAATAGGGGCCGATTTCTAGTTGCGTAGCTCTATAATGAAATCGCAAAGCTTCTACTCCCTCTGTCCATAAAAGGATGCTGGAGACTCATCCAACTTCGGATGTATCTATGCACTAAAGTGTCTAGATACACATTTAGACAGACTtgcgacatccttttatggacagaCGTAGTACATCATTTCCTTTGGACTGAGTCAACATCCATGCCTTTTTGTATAACAATACCATTGTTACAAAGTGGTTGACTAATCGTTAAATAGTCACTCATAGTGTCCCCACATTTCTAATCCAAACTATATGCATTCTGCACTAGTCTAGTTGTCTAGGATCATGCTGGTGCACTATAGATGCAAGTGAGTCACCATTAGGGTACCCTCTACCCTCTTTAGTTCAAAAAAATGAACTAACTTTTCCAATGACATCATCATTTTTAAAGGTtagttcatttttttttgaactaAGGAGGGTAGAGGGCAGGGTACCCTCTACCCTCTTTAGTTCAAAAAAATGAACTTACTTTTCCAATGACCATTTTTAAAGGTTAGTTCATTTTTTGAACTAAAGAGGGTAAAGAGTTACCCTAATGGCGACCCATTTGCATCTCTGAGTGCATGCAGCATCAATACAATATCTTCGGTATACATAACTCATGTGCTACACTGATGTACATCAAACCATGAGTTTTGCGGCAAAGATTGTGTCAAATGTATTCAACAACTATAAAAGTAACATTACCTACTATTTCTATTGGACATCCTTAATGAGCATCTTCTAGTTCCAAGAATGTGGACTTTATATGACCCAAGCTAGCGGAAAGTGCTATATGTCCCTTCGTCGTCCTTTAGGAAGTTTAGTTTGATCAGAGCTTGACTTATTCATATATTTATGTGCACCTAGCCATAAATATCACACATTGTGACTTGACTTGTTATTTGCTTTGTTGCAGCCTGCTCTTTTTGTTTCACTGACAGAGGagcatgcaaggataaaagctgaTCGTAATAATTCTGTAAATTCTCAGATCAGTGGTTCCTCTGTTCTCAGCAGTTCAAGAAGCAAATCTAGACTTATTGAGCAAATTTTAGGATATGTTGTGAATTCCACTGAGTTCATGAATAGGTAAATGATTTGATGATGTTTCTTGCAGCCTTTTACCCTATAGTTTGTGTTCCCTCTCTTTAAGCAAATAATTGAGAAATCTATTCTTCTTACTCACTCCGATTTTGGATACAAGGCCACTATCTCAATTTTCAGATACCAAGAAAACAAAGCCAACTAATAAATAGCGTGATTAATGGTGTGGAAAACTACTCGTGTTCCGGAATAATTAAACATGTTGCCTGCGGTGCCTCTTTCTCTATGGCTGCATGCAACATTCACGTTAATGAGCACCATCATACGAGTTAGAAATCTAATCAATTCTTCTCGGGAAGAGATAGTGACCTTATGTAGTTGCAAATTGCATTTTTGTAGTGACCTTGTATTCAAAACCGGAGGCAGTATATGAGAAGTATAGCATTTTTCCGGCTTTATTTGGACATAATTGCATAGAATAAAAACACTTTACATGTCCTTCCATGATGAGCAAGCAGCATTCAGGTGATCAGGGGCAATGGTGCTCAGTTTAATTCAACGGGTTTGACCTGGTGTACCCCATCTGGTAAATTAGTGGACATCTGGCGCTACCATGCAATTTCTATCGTGTGTTGGGGACTTAGAAAGGTCGTATGCATGTGTGGTGTAAGTTAGGCTGTCGGGTCTGCTTGTACTATTTCTAGGAATAGTTCTTTCATGGCTGCAGTTCTGATATCCTTAATGTTTCATTTTAGGTATGCAGTTTACTAAATCATGTTGACATTGCTAATCTTTTTCTTTGCAGATCTCCTTCTTTATTACTTAGTATTCTTGACCTACTTGAGGCATTATGGGAAAATGGTATCCAGTTCATATGCATATTAGATAAGCTCAGAAGTTCTCGAACGTTCTGGGAGAGCTTATCACAGTGTATTTGTGCTACCTTTGATCGTTGTCTTGTTGGCAGTGTTGTTACTGCTGATGAGAAATTTTCTTCAAGGTATTGTTAACAATTTACCTTTTCAATGTGTACACGCTACCAACAGTGCCTTTAGAACATGCAATCCTAACACTGTTGTCTTTTATGTTAGCTACTGTGTCCAGTTTTTGTTAATTTTTTATATGGAAAATAACACTGTTGTCTTTTATTATATGGAGTAATATAATAAGAGAATAAGGGATGTTTTGCACTTGTAGGTATAATTGCCGGGCTAAATTTTTTGAGATCATGTCACATGAGTTGTTCTTGAAAGGAAGATTACTTGTGGAAGCAAAAACTTCTAATCCTGTTCCAGAACATACGAAGGAGCAGAAAGAACCTTTTGCATCTTGTCCAAGCAATGTTGTGCTCAAATGGTTTGATAGTGTTCTTCTGGAAGATTTTGTCAAACATTTGTCAAGCAACGGATACGCGAAGGAGCTTTTTCATCGTGCCAAGGTAACTTGTTCTTGAGTTTTGAAATAAAAATGGACGGATGTCATTTTTCTCTTATCACCAAATTGCTCTGTCTGTGAGATTCCATTGACCTTTGCGCCATGCTTGTTGGTTGGTCACTTTAATTGTATGCATTGTAATTCATGAGCTTAACATGTTTTTTTATATTTCTCCTTAAAAACATGTTCTTTATATTTGTGCATTTGCTTGATATACTTGTGCATGTAAGTTTTTTTACTTCTGATTCATGCTTACATGCATGGTTAGACATTTTAAATGCTTATTGATACCATATTCCCTTTGCCAGGTAGCTTCATGCGTTTGCATCATCCGTCTAATAATGAAGTTGTCCACTGGTGATACTGCCAGTTTGTCTTTCTCGGCAGTGAAGAAGGTCCAGCTAATCTCTAGCAAAGTAAGCCACCCCTGTTCGAGACTCCAATACGGATACTGCAATATGTAGCACTAATAACATCTCTAGCAATGTTTTATTCCTATTTGTCTCATTTTGAACCAGTTACTTTATATCCCCTTGTTATGTTTTATGATAAAAGTCGTTGTATGTAAAAAAGAGGCATGGGGAGGGGTGACTTGattaaacaaaataaaaagatatAATATATTGTATTCAATCAACATGCAGGTTTTTTTCCACAGTATTCAACTGGTAAATTACCATATGCTAGTTCAAAATAAACTGAATAAAGGTAGTGAAATAAAATAGGACAAGATTTTACACCTTCCACAGAGGTTTCATCATGCATCAAGTTTAGCTGCTGAGTTATGCAACCGCATATCTGTGTTGTTCTCGCGCAATTGCTTCTGCCAGCTGCCTGCTGTCATCCCCCCCTGCAGAATACCACCTCCTTACAACGGTAGAGAGATGGAATCagaagagaggaagaagaaagtgTAGACCCACAACTAAGCGTGTCTTTAATGTATCAATGTTTTTTTTTTCAGTTGTTGAGTCACTGCCACATGTTGAGCCATCTTATATGCTACAATGTCAGCCTGAGGGAGTTATTTAAACAGTTATCTATACCTGAATAGGTAGAATACATGGGTTTACACCTCAGGCCGTAAAGTAAATAAATGACAAAACCGTACATCCTTACATGGGTCAATTTGATTTTACTTGTTTTTTATGTACACTGCAGCTGCTGACGCAGCTCTGTCTTGTATTATGTTTTTTGGTGTGCAGTTGTTACAACACCAAGCATTCGTAGCTCTGCTCTCACAATATGCCCTTCATGGCTACAGGTAATATTTTTTTATATCCATTCATATttgttactccctccgttccataattCTTGTTGTGGTTTTAGTTCAACAGGGCAAGAggtatggaacggagggagtatggtTTATGATTatgttttatttgcataaatgtTGCATTTATTGACTGTAGTTTTCTACTGAACAGTAGTCTGATTGTGTATATGTTTGATATTGAGTCTATGATATTGAAAATTCCCCTTTTttgttatattatacttcaattcAAAGAGAAAGCTAGTGCTTGAAGGTTATTTCTGAAACAGTTGTTTTAGAGAAAGTTTTGACATGTGAAGTTCGAAACAGTATAACTGCATTGCAGAACTTTGAATACAAATTTTGTGCTGAATTTCTCGTTTTGGAACTTCATAAGAAATATGGATGGAAAACTGAATGCTAGCTCAGTTGTATGGGCACTATCTATTGCTCCAAGACAGCCGTGTTGGGTTAACCATTTTTTGAGCTGAATTGGATTAACCATTTATCCTTTGTTTGATAAAAAAATTGATGTGTCCCTCTCCTTTTGGGCTTGTTTTTTCTGTAATAAGAGATAAACGGCGGCTTTACTTGATTGAACATATGAGTTAGTAGACCATATGTTTTCTCAAGTACCATAAATACTCAGATACTAGATATCCAACTTCATTGGCCACAACAATGAATAGAACTTTGTTTCTCATACTACCCACAGCACCAAAGTTTAATAAAATAGAATAACCTTGGTGGCCCAGCCCGGTGGTCATCTCTTTAGGGTTGGAATATGGTGCTGCTGGCCTTGCATGTAATAATAGTTAAAGGTTCTTAAATTCAAAttcttacattattttgattgttGTTGGATACAGTTTCTGAAAACCTTATCTTATGTGGAAGCTTTTATAAATTTTGGAACAAAAGATGCTCCCTCTGTTTCATGTTACTTTTCATCCTAAAATTTTGCATTTCCACCAAGGTACCCCATGAAAAGGCTAAGTTGCCTCTGATTCATTTGTTAATTAGCGTAATAACTCTTGTTTTCAGCTGCCCATTGGTGCACCATGAACCTCACACTGCGCTCAGCCTAAGCGTATGCATAAATGTGCTTGGGAGCATTAGTGCTTCTTAGAATGGTTAATCACATTCGTAGTGCACGGGGAAGGTTAATCACATTAGTAGTATGGTACTACATTATTTGTAAAATGGTGCATAATGAAACATGAGTGAAGGATGCCAAGTACTGTGGAACAAATTACTCCTATTAGTCTATTAACCTGTTGAAACATTATCCTTTCTCTTATGTATCGTGTTGACTACATGCTGAATTTGGTTGCACCATCTCATGTATGTTTTTGGCCTTATCTGTTTTTGGCCGTTTGAACGAAATTCTTCAAAATTATTCATGCTAGTTATTTATTATTATCCCCTTAATGTGTGCAGTGGTGAACAAGAACTTACCAGTTTGGTAATCAATGATCTTTACTATCATATACATGGAGAACTCGAAGGTCGTCAGATTACTTCTGGTCCCTTTCAGGAGCTCTTGTGTTTTCTTCTTGAGTTCAAGTGTTTTGAGCGCAATGCTTTGGATCAACCATATAGGGCCTTCCCAGGAGCTACTGACAATATTTTGTTTGATGTTGCACACACTCGGGATGATCTTGGAGTTGAACTTTGGACTCATTCAGATTGGAAACCTGAAAAGGAAGTAGCTGAAAGAATGCTGGATATTATGCATAAAGCAAATAAGATGAAGTGCGATGCTGATGCAAAGCTTTCCACATTGAGGTCCTTTACAACATTTTTATCTGTCTACATTGGAACAGTAAGTTTGTAATTTGAGATCCTTTCATTTGCTTTGAGACCACTATTTGTCCACTGTTTACTCCTGCCATCGGAGATGTAAAGGCGTATTTGTTTGGTTAAGACAAAGACTTTGACCAACAAATTCACAATGATAAGTACTTCTGAATACTATTAACATTAACTTTATGTCATGTGAGTATTACATAATAATAGAGTAATTGTTGGTCAAAGCCTTGTCTTGACCAAACAAAATATTCCGTATTTTTTCTGACAGAGGTAGCACTACTGTTCTTTTGATAATTACAGCCTTAGCGTGGGTTCATAGATCTGTGTTAATGTGTCATTAAGGTCCATCAGTTAAGTGATGGAGTTGTAATGTGGCTGGGCCTTGGCAGTCTTGCTGAGGTAACCTGAAGTTCGTTGGCCTAAAATTGAAAGGCTAATGAGTTCTAGGATCTCGTGTAATTTACTCATTATTGCATTCATCAACTGATCTTACAATCTCTTGCAGAGTTCCAGTAATAAAGTCACCTTATCTGATGGAGGGATTTCCACAACAGCTCTGGAAGCAGCAATTAGATGTGCATGCACATATTTCCAGTCAACTGTTGCTTCGCTATTTCCCGAAGTTGACACCAATGAGGTTTTGTATCCCCTATTGTCTGGGCAAGTGGACTTACTGCTTACTCTTGCCAGGTTCTTTTTTAACCAAGTTAAGCAAACCAAGAACTCTGCTCGTCTCCATCCAGTTATTGTACTTCTTATGAAGACCTCAGGTGCCAGcacatcatttttggttgatctCATGCCATCTAGTCCTGCTCTTAAAAAACCAGTGAAGTCCCTCCTTGTTCTGATTTTGTCTCTATTTGGATTCATATACGACAAGGATGACATACAAGATGTATCAGGTGATGTTAATCTGTTTGGTGAATCATCTGTTATAAGTATGAGTTTGTTACCTGTGCTCTGCAAATTGGCTGAGAATAGGGATTATACTGATCTTGCTGTTGGAACAATGGACCTACTATTGAAGGGCTTTATACCTCCTAATGTATGGTTTCCTATTCTACAAAAGCATTTCCGTCTTCAGGCTATACTGCATAAATGTCAGAATGGTGCAATATTGTCTATTCAAGTAATTTTGAATTTCCTCTTGACCTTGGGGCGGACAAAGGATGGCGCTAAAATGCTTCAGTCTGCAaatatttttgctttcttgaaggTACTTCTGAGTCAGCTGTCTCTCGATGACTCTTGTTTCAGAAATTCTTTGAGCAGCCAAGCGAAGGATGTGAATATCTGGGGTATGGCTCTTGCAATAGTCGCCTCTCTCAACCATTCTATGGATGATGATATTTCTCGCAACTGTGTTGCAAACAGTACTATCAGCTTCCTTTCAGGACAAGTTCCGCTGATGTCGTCTTATCTATCTGCACAAAATGTGGGTACACATCATAGCAAGAAAAGGGCAGTGTTGCAACAGTCACAGACATCACTTTCAGCTCTGGGTTTAACTGAGAATATCCTCTCACTTCTGTGTATCTTAGCAAAATATCATTTTCCACACGACACTAGTATGAAGGAAGTGGATTCAGAATTAAGAGAGATAATTATCCACCTGCTTGCATTTATTAGCAGAGGAAATGCATGGACTGGTGATTCCCCAAACTGGAACCCATCTTTCTGTTGCCCTCCTATTGTTAAAGAAGAAGTGACACTTCATGAAGATCCACCACTCATCAGGAGCAATCATGGATGGTTCAGATTTGCTGCAAGCAGTACTCTGTCAACTGCAGCTGTTTCTGCTCCTTCCAATGCAGCATTATCTATAGTGGTCAGAGACAAGAGTAGTGGAGATTCTGGTTCTGCGAAACAAACTCGCTTTACTGAGATGATAGCTGTGCAGATTTACAGAATAGCTTTTCTTATTATGAAATTCCTGTGCAGTCAAGCCAAGGAGGCAGTAAAAAGGGCAGAAGAACTAGAATTTGTTGATCTTGCACATTTTCCTGAACTTCCCATGCCAGATATTCTTCATGGTCTGCAGGTAACTATTTTTTCAATTTTCTTGAAAAACAGGTACCTATTGATATTGCTTTTGGCCTTAATTATTCAGATTAAAAATGTTGTGCTTATTTATAAGGTATGTTTTGTTAGCAACTTAGCACAGAGTTGTATAAGATACATCTAAACTTGGTATCATGAGTATTGGTAATAACTGTATTCCTCTATGCTAGCTTAGTCGGTTAAGTCTTTCTAAGTAGCTATGTATTTTGTTGCCTCATGCCACCCCTACTCATTGCAAATTCTCTAAATTTTCCTTAGTGCTAAGACTTAGAAAATATGTTTAGAAGCTGCAGGGAATGATCTATGACACATACTTGTTTATACTTTATAAACAAGTAGCAGATGGATGCCATAAAACTTGGTGCAGTATTGACTAAAATCTTCTTTATTTGAGTTGTTGACACTATGATTTTGACGCCTGGAAGATTCAAAACTAATTTGATTATTTACATATTTAATTTTGAAGAAAGAATAGTTAGGTATTGACAAGAGATAAGGTCATTAAAATCGTCGTTGTAGTATTCACTTCCAGTGACATCGAATCAGAAGTGTCATTCAAACCATTGATTAGATTAGTTAAGTAAATTAAGTACTGACCGATAAAGCAAAACTCATGTCACCGTGGAGTACATGACAAGTATAAAAGCAATAATTTTGGCAAAATTGTAACTTCAAATTTGATCCTAAAAGTTTAGTCCTACCAGACATCTCTGGGACTGACACATGATTCTGACAAAATTGACATGCCAGAAGTGAGTGATAGGAAGTATAATGGGCCTTTTATCCAATTTGATAAAAAAAAAGGAAAGCTATTCTTTTGCGTGGGTGTACTTTTTTATCCTAATTCACAGCTGCGGCACTCTTTCCAGGATCAAGTGGTTTCTATTGTTACTGAAGTACTGGAAGCAAATGTATCGAACACTCTCGTCAGTGAGACAGATAGGGTATGCCATCTTCTGTTGGTGATCCTTGAAACATCACTTTATATGGAACTGTGCGTGTCCCAGTCATGTGGCATCAGACCCGTACTTGGTCGGTTTGAAGATTTCTCCAAGGGAATTAAGGCTATGCTTCATGGTATGCTTCTTATATATACTATTTAAAACGAGAATCCTAGCAACAACTATTCTTAATGGTTCACTATTTAATGAACAACATGCTTCACAATTTAATTCTTGTTTTTTCTTGCTCTTCGCAGCTTTGGAGAAACATTCTGGTTTTAAACCATTGGTTAGGTCACTTACTCAAATTACGACACTTCTGTATCCTGGGCTTGCTCAAAGCAACTTCCTCATCTAATCCTTGTAAATTGTAATTTTGGTGGCTAGTAAAATCTTCTTGCTAAGGTTTATAGATGGAATTGCTTACTTGTAATGTACATTTATGTATGTATGTCCACCAAGCACAAGCATCTAACGTGATGGCAGTAAGACATCGGCAACAGGTCGGATTGTGGAAGTCTTCATTGACCTGATTTCCATTGATACTGGGTGTAGAGCTAGACACGTGTAGGAGGAAAAATGCTATACTGAAGTTGCTTTATTGTCAATTAATGTTGCCATATATTTCCCTACAACAGTTTTATTGTCCGTCATTGTGGCCCTGGCTGATTCAAATTGTGAGTTATTTTTTGTGTGGGCGTTTGTGAAGTTTTTTGAGTCACATTTCTTCGATGGGGTATTCTAAGAATCAGCAATAtgttttatgcatggtggcattGCCATTTTATACTGAAATTCCCCAAGTTCGAATGTTTCACCTATGATTAGTTGTGATGATTTGTTGAACTTCGTTTAATTCTAGACAAGGTTCTTTATTGATTAAACTCTGACTTAAATTCAGACTTAAATGAATtcctgaacaagtttaaatcatcgtATGATTTAAGCACCTACTCATTGGAAGCTGAACGTGTAACATATCTGGCCTTTGTACTTCAGGGGCAAACAAGGATGAGCTGAACATGGGGATCCGGCACAACGGAATGAGAGTAATCAAACCACACAATTGCACTGAAAGTATTCCATTTAATAGTTTAGCATGCGGCATGCCTGATCACTAGGGCTACAAATGAGTTGAGTTTGACTGACAATTTGGTTTAAGTCCATCTCAAGCTAAAATTGACAAGATTTTTTTTCATATTGGAACGTAGTTTTTAATTAGTAAGACACACAATGATGTCGAAACACAATATTACTAGATATTGGAAGACATGGTACCTATTTAAATTTTAGAGGGGCAATCCACATACCATTAATGTCTCAAATTGCTCACCTAATTAACCTTATAGATTTTGTTGCacatagaaaaagaaaaatataGGCTAAGATAAAAAAATTACCCCATTTATTTTAAGATATTGCAAAATCATTAGACATAATTATATTATTTTAAGCTAATGTCCTGAAATTGAGCGAGCTAGTGGTCGCTCAAGATCAGCTCGTTTTTAAACTCTGCTCAATTTATTTCGGGTTGATCTCAAATCAAGCTAAAAGAAAAGTTCATCTCGAGCCACTCGCGAGTCTCGAGCTTTTCTTGTAGCGCTATTGATCACTCATGTAGTCCCCAGAATAGCTGGAACCTCAGCAAATCGTTCCCCACCCTAGATCCGTTCTACCAAACATTGCCCTAGTTACTACCAAAGCCAACCTAAACCCTAACAGAAAATGCTTTCCTCAATTGTCATCGAGATTGAAAGCAACCTAAAAGTTCCAAGCAAGGTTAAAATATTCCTTTGGCGCTCCTGCATGGAATAATACTTCTAAAATCCATCTTAGTGAATCGTCATATAGGCTAGAGTGGTCAATGCCCCATCTGCACTAAAGGACCTAAACACGTTGCCCATTTGTTGTTTCAATGTCCAGCAACACAAGAATTGTGGAGATATTTGGGCCTTGCAACGATGATAGAGGAAGCCTCTACTGTTGACCCATATGGCTCTGCAGTCCTAGATCACGTACTACGACACCAAAGCAATGTGATGCCATGCTTCCAGGATATTGGTCTAAAGAAAACTATTTCTGTTGTGTGCTGGTACTTGTGGTGGATCTACCGACGTCGAACTCATGATGAGAATGTACCATCGATGTTCATGTGTATGATGTCAATCGTTGCGATCACAACACGAATTCGGTAGAGGTGGTGAAGAAACTTGATTCTGCAGTGGCTAAATGGAACAAACCAGATCCTCTGTAGGTAATACATGATGCAGATGGTTACTTTTATGCCGAAAATAATGCCAGCTATGTAGGTGCATCTCTGCGAGATCACAAAGGAATTTTTATTGCTGCATCTACCATTGTTCTTCCAAATGTTTCACAATCAGCAGCCACAGAGGTGACTGTTGTGCGAGAGGGTCTCTCCCTTGTTTTCATGTGGGTTGCAACAATATAGTGGCATAGTCTCACTCTATGAAAACTATTAAAAGATGCGTGTGTGTGATTAGATGGTGGAATGAATCATCAGCAACTTTTGCTGATTGTGTGGATTTGGCAACTTTGGTTGGCAGGGTATTTTTCAAACATTGTTTGAGAGAAGCTAATGAAGTAGCCCATGAATTAGCTAGGGTTTCCTTTTCTGATAATAATTCTTGTAATTGGATTCCTAGTTTTATTCTACCTAAACTCCTAAACGATGTAAGTATTATTGGCAATTATTAAATCACACAGCAGGCCCTACCGCTTCcctaaaaaaaagagagaattaAAGGGACTTGCCCGCTGTAAATGGCCTAGAGTGGGTCCACTTCTGCTTGACCTGGCAATCTTACCTAATACTAGCCAGAGGCTCTCATGTTGCGATCCGGTAGCGAACCCCACTTTCTGTCTATCGCCGCGGAAAATGTAGCACAAGCGGCATGGATCCACAGACAGTCGTTGAGTCAGTCGTCATTACGTGACGATGATAGTCCACCGAACAATGCAACACATTTCATCGAGATGCAGGTAACATTAGAATTGCTGGAAGTTGTAAGTGAATGTGCAATTCTGAGATGTTTAAGCATACTCAGTGAGAGTTAATATGATTATATCGCTTCTAGGAATGTACCTTGGAAATGGACCGACACCATCCTTAACATGTTCTAAGGAGGAGCTTTTATTTAACTAAACATGGTACCACACTACAGCaaaagacccccccccccccccccaacacaACAACGGGTAGGTCACGGATCACGACCAAAAAAAGAGCATCATCCACAATCATTTCAATAAGATCATAAAGAAGGGGACTGCAGCTGGCATGAACTTCAATTGGGCGACGATTTCATCTCCACATTGTGAC
It includes:
- the LOC127321682 gene encoding uncharacterized protein isoform X1; the protein is MASGGATASTSGGSGGAGTKTVPAALWWDPFVALSDDLDRAAASPSAAISDALAERIKRHHAWLRGSVSMFGKPNDASRTALDATQVAVGEHRLAVKPDLKEAALRLSKSLNLDEVQSYILVKRSSESTPKTHEADAEEFLRLVSLQYYLERQCLLKCIRRIFVHTTCTDDDSDSTDAIKEEALLLLNEEMEQILLSIVEDSLAAAFSVKSASDLTVSWLEESLIEISLILEVLFLAICDNLSRCNGRLWITLCSIFKDMLSGSYDVGKFGVSVEAKKSFHYAKAQLLLILVETLDFENLLRMVHDEVSFSGGYSPYSVADILEMDVEVSKLPESAVESGPLFLAWAVFLCLVLSLPGNNANLVTEIDHASYAQRAFGLAPFNYLHGFLCSSIFRESDGPVSGFRGVLRTFISAFIASYEISFQTEDCSLGMILNIICEVYGGEEALCMQFWDKDSYVDGPIRSVLHIVEKDYPFHIKDLLRFLSAVSYGTWPAQCVYNYLERMNGVTTWYTIPGNLPDSVNYCDQIEIHHPISIPGMEGITLPHGTHGYILKIQEDGVALVRWEFPHSGVFILLVTLSQDLYSCNYVEACDILDLLYQMVSSNKNLCPALLDADKSLAVQKSKSLGQIEEHIRIDVVKILCSSIFKYAQDGNNGSIMSKTLRVLAEALKCVPYRVFDVAIECGIFSSQPNGPSSDWLLSGALARMLFAASEENGDCSSLASSLLDFAIQVLRKGAAADDTISSFIVFSIQYIMVNHMNWKHKKYSCWKTTLKVFELVKSCIQVKPIFSKLGGMIWQILLYDSSVHSVLWHIVCTSTQLLELSGGSFCNGVEDIEDIQLVLCCGLDIIFFMLSNLPEEFMPVAPFVTMVLSSSSKPFPFVTATISAMSFQNSALQVAAARALSILCFTAYRVQPQLMENCTFIIDGSEIWRLQASISHILDKEENINNCLIVAIFNLLTSFVRYQPALFVSLTEEHARIKADRNNSVNSQISGSSVLSSSRSKSRLIEQILGYVVNSTEFMNRSPSLLLSILDLLEALWENGIQFICILDKLRSSRTFWESLSQCICATFDRCLVGSVVTADEKFSSRYNCRAKFFEIMSHELFLKGRLLVEAKTSNPVPEHTKEQKEPFASCPSNVVLKWFDSVLLEDFVKHLSSNGYAKELFHRAKVASCVCIIRLIMKLSTGDTASLSFSAVKKVQLISSKLLQHQAFVALLSQYALHGYSGEQELTSLVINDLYYHIHGELEGRQITSGPFQELLCFLLEFKCFERNALDQPYRAFPGATDNILFDVAHTRDDLGVELWTHSDWKPEKEVAERMLDIMHKANKMKCDADAKLSTLRSFTTFLSVYIGTSSSNKVTLSDGGISTTALEAAIRCACTYFQSTVASLFPEVDTNEVLYPLLSGQVDLLLTLARFFFNQVKQTKNSARLHPVIVLLMKTSGASTSFLVDLMPSSPALKKPVKSLLVLILSLFGFIYDKDDIQDVSGDVNLFGESSVISMSLLPVLCKLAENRDYTDLAVGTMDLLLKGFIPPNVWFPILQKHFRLQAILHKCQNGAILSIQVILNFLLTLGRTKDGAKMLQSANIFAFLKVLLSQLSLDDSCFRNSLSSQAKDVNIWGMALAIVASLNHSMDDDISRNCVANSTISFLSGQVPLMSSYLSAQNVGTHHSKKRAVLQQSQTSLSALGLTENILSLLCILAKYHFPHDTSMKEVDSELREIIIHLLAFISRGNAWTGDSPNWNPSFCCPPIVKEEVTLHEDPPLIRSNHGWFRFAASSTLSTAAVSAPSNAALSIVVRDKSSGDSGSAKQTRFTEMIAVQIYRIAFLIMKFLCSQAKEAVKRAEELEFVDLAHFPELPMPDILHGLQDQVVSIVTEVLEANVSNTLVSETDRVCHLLLVILETSLYMELCVSQSCGIRPVLGRFEDFSKGIKAMLHALEKHSGFKPLVRSLTQITTLLYPGLAQSNFLI